The DNA sequence GGTCGTCGGCGCGGTGGCGGCCGTAGCCCTCGTACGGGGGGAGTTCGGGCTCCTCGTAACGCGGCTGGGGCGGGGCAGGGAGCGCCGGCGGGGCCGGGGGCTCGCCGGCGGAGTCGTCGACGGTGATCGCGATGCGGATCGGACGACCGCACTCGCGGCTCAGAGTCTCGCTGACGATGGGGGCCAGGCGGCCCTCCAGTACGCCTTTCGCAAATTCGTTCGGTACGGCGAGCAGAGCGGTGTCGGCGACCAGCGCGAGCGGCTGGCAGCGTCGGATCCAGTGCTCGTCCTTCACCTCGACACCCTGACCGCGACCTTCACCGAGGAGTTGCTCGAGTACTCGTGGCCACACTGCGGCAAGATCGGCAGGTACGTCAGCCACAGGGCACGCTCTCTCATGGGTCCCACGAACGTGTGATTGTGGGACGGGTCGGGATTCAAACCGGGCGGAGCCCGAATCAAGGGGACAAGGGAACGAATCGGAGTTCAGTCACGGTAGTCAGGGCGGCGGGTGCGGTTCAAGTTGTTGTCCCCAGGCTGTGGATAGTGTCTCCCCATGACCTCTGGTTTGACCGGATGGCGTAGCCGCGCGTACCGTAACCAGGTCGAGTTGTCGATGGCTGCTGCCGCCTGCCTCCGATGGGCCAGATCGCGTCAAGGTGATCGGTAAGCGGTGCACTCGGGCGTTAACGCGAGCTACTCGTGGGCGCACGGTGACAGCCAAGACGGCACCCGCAAACCCCGATTTATTTCTGGAGCCCCCGAGTGAGCAAGCGCACCTTCCAGCCGAACAACCGTCGTCGTGCCAAGACCCACGGCTTCCGTCTGCGGATGCGCACCCGTGCCGGCCGCGCGATTCTGGCGAACCGCCGCAGCAAGGGTCGCGCCAGCCTGTCCGCCTGATCCCGATCAGGTCATGACGTCGTGCTGCCTACCGAGCATCGGCTGAGGCGGCGCGAGGACTTCGCGACCGCGGTACGACGAGGACGCCGGGCTGGACGCCCGACTCTCGTCGTCCACCTTCGTAGCGGTGCCACGGACCCGCACGCGCCTGGGGAGAGCGCTCCCCCGACGCGTGCGGGTTTCGTCGTGAGCAAGGCAGTGGGTGGCGCGGTCGTGCGGAACAAGGTGAAGCGCAGGCTTCGCCATCTGATGCGCGACCGAGTCGACCAGCTGCCCCCCGGTAGCCTGGTAGTCGTACGAGCGCTGCCCGGTGCGGGTGACGCCGACCATGCACAGCTGGCCCAAGACCTGGACGCCGCTCTGCAGCGGCTGCTGGGAGGGGGCGCGCGATGAAGTACCCACTGCTGGCCCTGATCAAGCTGTACCAGTGGACGATCAGTCCACTGCTGGGGCCGGTCTGCAAGTACTACCCGTCGTGCTCTCACTACGGCTACACCGCCATCGACCGGCACGGTGCGATCAAGGGCACCGCGCTCACCGCCTGGCGCATCCTGCGGTGCAATCCGTGGTCGCTGGGCGGTGTGGACCATGTCCCGCCGCGCAAGCGCCCGCGGTGGCACGAGCTGCTGCGTAACGCGTGGCGCGCACGCAAGGGCGGGCCCTCCGCCGCCGAAACGGCCACCGAGGACAATGTTCCTTCGAGCCCGGCCGCAGAGACCCCGTCCCATGCCCAAGGAGCATGATTAGTGGACACGATTGCCAGCTTCTTCAGCTTCATCACGACACCTGTCTCCTGGGTCATCGTCCAGTTCCACACGGTGTACGGCGCCATTTTCGGCCCTGACACCGGGTGGGCCTGGGGCCTTTCCATCGTGTCCCTGGTGATTCTGATCCGTATCTGCCTGATCCCGCTCTTTGTGAAGCAGATCAAGGCGACCCGGGCCATGCAGACGCTGCAGCCCGAGATGAAGAAGATCCAAGAGCGTTACAAGAACGACAAACAGCGTCAGTCCGAAGAGATGATGAAGCTGTACAAGGAGACGGGCACCAACCCGCTCTCCTCGTGCCTTCCCATCCTGGCGCAGTCGCCGTTCTTCTTCGCCCTGTACCACGTGCTCAACAGCATCGCGAACAACGACACCATTGGTGTCATCAACGAGAGCCTGCTGCAGAGCGCGCAGAAGGCGCACATCTTCGGTGCTCCGCTGGCCGCGAAGTTCACCGACAGCAGCTCGGACGTCGCGGCGCTCGACGCCACTCTGACCACGGTCCGTATCGTCACCGCGGTCATGATCGTCCTGATGTCGGCGTCGCAGTTCTACACGCAGCGCCAGCTGATGACGAAGAACGTCGACACCACGGTGAAGACGCCGTTCATGCAGCAGCAGAAGATGCTGATGTACATCTTCCCGGTCATGTTCGCCGTCTTCGGCATCAACTTCCCGGTCGGTGTCCTCGTCTACTGGCTGACCACCAACGTGTGGACCATGGGCCAGCAGATGTACGTCATCCGCAACAACCCGACCCCGGGTTCCAAGGCTCAGGCCGCGTACCTGGAGCGTCTGGCCAAGCACGTCACGCAGCACGGCAAGACCCGTGGTCGCGGTGAGCGCGCCATCGTCAAGGCCATCGTCGCCAAGGGCCGCGACCGCAACGAGTTCGAGCGCAAGTTCATCAACGGCCTGAGCAAGGCGGGTCTGGCGGCGCAGGCCGACGGCACCGTGCTGAAGGGCGAGAGCGCTGTCGCCACAGTGGCCGAGGACGGTACGCCGACCACCGGTGCTGCCCCCAAGCGGCAGCAGCCGAAGCGGCAGAGCAAGTCCCAGCGTCAGACCGGTGCTGCCAAGCAGGCGGGTGAGCCGACGTCGCTGGAGAAGTCCGACGAGCCCGAGGACGACAAGCCCGCTGTTGCCAAGAAGACCGCGCAGAAGTCCGGCAGCGGTGGCGGCCGTAGCAAGGCCCAGTCCGGGCAGCGCAAGGGCGGTCCGCAGCGCCCCAAGTCCCCGACCAAGAAGTAAGAAGGAGCCCATCCCGTGACGGAAGGCACCACCTCCGCTGCTGCCGAGGGTGCAGACACCCTGTCCCGCCTGGAGCAGGAGGGCGAGATCGCGGCGGACTACCTCGAGGGTCTGCTCGACATCGCCGATCTCGACGGCGACATCGACATGGACGTCGAGGCCGACCGCGCCGCTGTATCGATCATCAGCGACTCGGGCGGCCGAGACCTGCAGAAGCTGGTCGGGCGTGACGGCGAGGTGCTGGAGGCACTGCAGGAGCTCACGCGTCTGGCCGTGCACCGGGAGACCGGGGACCGCAGCCGGCTGATGCTGGACGTCGCGGGCTACCGGGCCCAGAAGCGTGCCGAGCTCTCCGAGCTGGGTGCCAAGGCCGCCGCCGAGGTCAGGAGCTCGGGCGAGCCCGTGAAGCTGAAGCCGATGTCGCCGTTCGAGCGCAAGGTCGTGCACGACGCGGTCAAGTCCGCGGGCCTGCGCAGCGAGTCCGAGGGCGAGGAACCGCAGCGGTTCGTCGTTGTGCTTCCCGCCTGATCGGTTCCCCTACGTTCCCCGGCCCCGTCTGCGCGCAGGCGGGGCCGAACTTTGTCAGCCTGAATAGTTGTGGTGGTTCTGGTGCCGGCGCTTTCTGCGTCGGCGCGAACGGAAGGACGGTCCCCCGTGACGGAGGCAGCGGAGCTTCCCCCTGTGCCCGAGCAGGCACGTGAGGTGTTCGGCGATCGCTACGGTGATGCGGTCCGCTATGCCGAACTGCTCGCCGAAGCGGGTGTGCAGCGCGGCCTGATCGGCCCACGAGAGGTGCCTCGCCTGTGGGAGCGGCATCTCCTGAACTGCGCAGTGCTCTCCGAGGTCGTCCCGGAG is a window from the Streptomyces sp. NBC_00299 genome containing:
- the rnpA gene encoding ribonuclease P protein component, with amino-acid sequence MLPTEHRLRRREDFATAVRRGRRAGRPTLVVHLRSGATDPHAPGESAPPTRAGFVVSKAVGGAVVRNKVKRRLRHLMRDRVDQLPPGSLVVVRALPGAGDADHAQLAQDLDAALQRLLGGGAR
- the yidC gene encoding membrane protein insertase YidC, whose amino-acid sequence is MDTIASFFSFITTPVSWVIVQFHTVYGAIFGPDTGWAWGLSIVSLVILIRICLIPLFVKQIKATRAMQTLQPEMKKIQERYKNDKQRQSEEMMKLYKETGTNPLSSCLPILAQSPFFFALYHVLNSIANNDTIGVINESLLQSAQKAHIFGAPLAAKFTDSSSDVAALDATLTTVRIVTAVMIVLMSASQFYTQRQLMTKNVDTTVKTPFMQQQKMLMYIFPVMFAVFGINFPVGVLVYWLTTNVWTMGQQMYVIRNNPTPGSKAQAAYLERLAKHVTQHGKTRGRGERAIVKAIVAKGRDRNEFERKFINGLSKAGLAAQADGTVLKGESAVATVAEDGTPTTGAAPKRQQPKRQSKSQRQTGAAKQAGEPTSLEKSDEPEDDKPAVAKKTAQKSGSGGGRSKAQSGQRKGGPQRPKSPTKK
- the rpmH gene encoding 50S ribosomal protein L34, yielding MSKRTFQPNNRRRAKTHGFRLRMRTRAGRAILANRRSKGRASLSA
- a CDS encoding Jag family protein, encoding MTEGTTSAAAEGADTLSRLEQEGEIAADYLEGLLDIADLDGDIDMDVEADRAAVSIISDSGGRDLQKLVGRDGEVLEALQELTRLAVHRETGDRSRLMLDVAGYRAQKRAELSELGAKAAAEVRSSGEPVKLKPMSPFERKVVHDAVKSAGLRSESEGEEPQRFVVVLPA
- the yidD gene encoding membrane protein insertion efficiency factor YidD, which encodes MKYPLLALIKLYQWTISPLLGPVCKYYPSCSHYGYTAIDRHGAIKGTALTAWRILRCNPWSLGGVDHVPPRKRPRWHELLRNAWRARKGGPSAAETATEDNVPSSPAAETPSHAQGA